One genomic region from Equus asinus isolate D_3611 breed Donkey chromosome 8, EquAss-T2T_v2, whole genome shotgun sequence encodes:
- the ZNF318 gene encoding zinc finger protein 318 isoform X3, whose protein sequence is MYRSGARASVSSHRPKESGGGGPRTSRSSGSSSGPARRASPPPSGSSSSRTPARRPRSPSGHRGRRASPSPPRGRRGSPSPPRGRRASPSPPRPRRVSPSPPRARRGSPSPPRGRRLFPPGPAGFRGSSRGESRADFTRDGRGDHPGDSGSRRRSPGLHSDSSLEQSLRITVGNDHFCVGLPERRRLSDRLGSPVDNLEDVDRDDLTDDSVFTRSSQCSRGLERYISREEGPLSPFLGQLDEDYRARETFVHRSDYSPHISCHDELLRGTERNRDKLKGSYSLRPEERSREAKRPRYDDTEKIHSMGGDHPSFTSGTRNYRQRRRSPSPRFLDPEFRELDLARRKREEEEERSRSMSQELVGVDGGGTSCPIPGLSGVLTASEPGYSLHRPEEVSVMPKKSILKKRIEVDMEPSMQLESFSGSTGSSQDHSLYSGHPSLPLSGAIAAFASEIENNKGTMVETTLKEPQGNLYQWGPLPGIPKDNSPLREKFGSFLSHKEKLDMKAEGPERHTDFLLPHERASQDGSGFSRILSMLADSTSTQEKRRRSFPDIEDEEKFLYGDEEEDLKADSPPKPLGGSENEVMRQKASSLPSSAPAVKLESIEETNPEYAKIHDLLKTIGLDIGVAEISKLAARTQERLHGKKPSRSSADRRSSVDRHFSADRSSSVERRFSADRRSSDPHRLESREAHHSNTHSPEVSHPHPVSPVDPYLLTKNSPPFLKSDHPVGHIAGPEVVGSGFQSSVAVRCMLPSAPSAPIRLPHPASLSQFHMPRTSQFAAARIPPNYQGSAIPSASFDAYRHYMAYAASRWPMYPTSQPANHPLPEPHRVMPVSKQATRSRPNLRVIPTVTPDEPKQDESVLGSIPTAQVPVQVSIPSLIRYNPEKISDEKNRASQKQKVIEEMEKLKSDREARQKKMYYLRTELERLHKQQGEMLRKKRREKDGHKDPLLVEVSRLQDNIVKDMAELRQEAEEAEKKQSELDKVAQILGINVLDKSQKSSNDSKEATEKPGKAEKSKSPEKVSSSSNSSSNSKESKINNENSRTKSPKPAESPQPAVKQSDQPIAAYEYYDAGNHWCKDCNTICGTMFDFFTHMHNKKHTQEWFQKSSDFQKEELQKTSLPQGGRIEATEARGH, encoded by the exons ATGTACCGCAGCGGCGCCCGCGCCTCCGTCTCCTCGCACCGGCCTAAAGAGAGCGGCGGGGGCGGCCCGCGCACCAGCCGCAGCTCCGGCTCCTCCTCGGGCCCCGCTCGCCGCGCCTCGCCGCCGCCCTCCGGCTCCTCCTCGTCGCGGACCCCGGCTCGCCGGCCCCGCTCGCCCTCAGGGCACCGCGGCCGCCGGGCCTCGCCGTCCCCGCCGCGGGGTCGCCGCGGCTCCCCGTCCCCTCCGCGCGGCCGCCGGGCCTCCCCGTCCCCGCCGCGACCCCGTCGCGTCTCCCCGTCCCCGCCGCGGGCCCGTCGCGGCTCCCCGTCGCCGCCGCGAGGCCGACGACTCTTCCCGCCGGGCCCGGCCGGTTTCCGAGGCAGCAGCCGGGGGGAGTCCCGCGCCGACTTCACCCGGGACGGCCGCGGAGACCATCCAGGCGACAGCGGCAGCCGG AGACGCTCTCCTGGTCTGCATTCTGACTCTTCTTTGGAACAGAGCTTAAGGATCACTGTTGGCAATGACCACTTCTGTGTTGGCCTACCAGAACGGAGGCGCCTTAGTGATCGACTGGGGTCACCAGTGGATAATTTGGAGGACGTGGACAG GGATGACTTGACTGATGATTCTGTCTTCACTCGAAGCTCCCAATGCTCTCGAGGTCTTGAACGATATATTTCCCGGGAGGAGGGCCCTCTCAGTCCCTTCTTGGGACAACTCGATGAGGACTACCGAGCAAGAGAAACTTTCGTGCATCGTTCTGATTATAGTCCCCATATCAGTTGTCATGATGAACTCTTGCGGGGAACAGAACGGAATAGAGACAAACTGAAAGGCTCCTACTCTTTACGACCTGAGGAAAGGAGTCGGGAGGCCAAACGGCCCCGTTATGATGACACAGAGAAGATACACAGCATGGGAGGTGATCACCCAAGTTTTACATCAGGTACCCGAAACTATCGACAGCGTAGACGGAGCCCAAGCCCTAGGTTTCTAGACCCTGAGTTTCGAGAACTGGACCTTGCCAGGCGAAAacgagaggaagaagaggagcgAAGTAGGAGTATGAGTCAGGAGCTAGTGGGAGTTGATGGTGGTGGCACTAGCTGTCCCATCCCCGGATTGTCAGGTGTCCTAACAGCATCGGAGCCAGGATATTCCTTACATCGGCCTGAGGAAGTATCTGTGATGCCCAAGAAGTCAATTCTGAAGAAGCGGATTGAGGTAGACATGGAGCCTTCCATGCAG CTTGAAAGTTTTTCTGGCAGTACCGGCTCCAGCCAGGATCACTCTCTCTACTCTGGACACCCATCTCTTCCACTAAGTGGTGCTATTGCTGCTTTTGCCTCAGAGATTGAAAACAACAAGGGGACTATGGTAGAGACTACCCTGAAGGAACCTCAGGGCAACCTCTACCAATGGGGTCCCCTCCCTGGGATACCCAAAGACAACAGTCCTCTCAGAGAGAAGTTTGGAAGTTTTCTGTCCCACAAGGAGAAATTAGATATGAAGGCTGAAGGACCTGAGCGACACACAGACTTCTTGCTGCCCCATGAGAGAGCTAGCCAGGATGGCAGTGGTTTTTCCCGCATTCTGAGCATGTTGGCAGATTCTACCAGTACACAGGAGAAAAGGCGACGTAGCTTCCCTGACattgaggatgaggagaaatttCTCTATGGGGACGAAGAAGAGGATTTAAAGGCAGACTCTCCACCAAAGCCTCTTGGGGGCTCTGAGAATGAAGTTATGAGGCAGAAGGCAAGCTCCCTGCCCTCTTCAGCCCCAGCCGTAAAGCTAGAATCAATAGAAGAGACCAATCCGGAATATGCCAAGATTCATGACTTGCTCAAGACCATAGGGCTGGATATTGGTGTGGCAGAGATTAGTAAACTGGCTGCTCGCACCCAGGAACGACTTCATGGCAAGAAACCATCACGTTCCTCTGCTGACCGCCGTTCCTCAGTTGACCGGCACTTTTCAGCAGACCGCTCTTCCTCAGTTGAACGCCGTTTCTCAGCTGATCGGCGCTCCTCAGATCCTCATAGACTGGAGAGCAGGGAGGCACACCATAGCAATACCCACTCCCCAGAGGTGTCCCATCCACACCCAGTCTCCCCTGTGGATCCTTACCTGCTCACAAAAAATAGCCCCCCATTCCTAAAATCTGACCATCCAGTGGGTCATATTGCAGGACCAGAGGTGGTTGGCAGTGGGTTTCAGTCATCTGTTGCAGTCAGGTGCATGTTGCCATCAGCCCCATCTGCCCCAATTAGACTTCCACACCCTGCTTCTTTATCTCAGTTTCATATGCCAAGGACCTCTCAGTTTGCTGCAGCTCGGATACCTCCAAATTACCAGGGATCTGCCATACCCTCTGCTTCCTTTGATGCCTATAGGCACTACATGGCATATGCAGCCTCAAGGTGGCCCATGTACCCCACCTCTCAACCAGCAAACCACCCTCTGCCTGAACCACACAGAGTAATGCCAGTTAGCAAACAAGCTACTCGTAGCCGTCCCAATCTACGTGTGATCCCCACTGTGACTCCTGATGAGCCCAAGCAGGATGAATCAGTGCTAGGCTCAATTCCTACTGCCCAAGTGCCTGTCCAGGTGTCCATCCCGTCACTTATAAGGTATAATCCGGAGAAGATCTCTGATGAGAAGAACCGtgcttcccagaagcagaag GTTattgaagagatggaaaaactaaAGAGTGACCGAGAAGCTCGCCAGAAGAAGATGTACTATCTCAGGACCGAGTTGGAGCGGCTTCATAAACAACAAG GGGAAATGCTGCGCAAGAAACGAAGGGAGAAGGATGGCCACAAAGACCCACTCCTGGTGGAGGTGAGTCGGCTTCAGGATAACATTGTGAAGGACATGGCAGAACTTCGACAAGaagcagaagaagcagaaaagaagCAATCTGAACTGGACAAAGTCGCTCAGATCTTGGGAATTAACGTTTTAGATAAATCTCAGAAGTCTTCAAATGACAGTAAAGAGGCTACAGAGAAGCCTGGGAAAGCAGAAAAATCTAAGAGCCCAGAAAAAGTGTCATCCTCCTCAAACTCCTCTTCCAACAGCAAG GAATCAAAGATAAACAATGAGAATTCCCGTACTAAAAGCCCCAAGCCTGCCGAGAGCCCCCAGCCAGCTGTTAAGCAATCTGATCAGCCCATTGCTGCCTATGAGTATTATGATGCTGGCAATCACTGGTGCAAGGACTGCAACACCATCTGTGGGACCATGTTTGACTTCTTCACCCATATGCACAATAAGAAACACACACAG gAGT
- the ZNF318 gene encoding zinc finger protein 318 isoform X1: MYRSGARASVSSHRPKESGGGGPRTSRSSGSSSGPARRASPPPSGSSSSRTPARRPRSPSGHRGRRASPSPPRGRRGSPSPPRGRRASPSPPRPRRVSPSPPRARRGSPSPPRGRRLFPPGPAGFRGSSRGESRADFTRDGRGDHPGDSGSRRRSPGLHSDSSLEQSLRITVGNDHFCVGLPERRRLSDRLGSPVDNLEDVDRDDLTDDSVFTRSSQCSRGLERYISREEGPLSPFLGQLDEDYRARETFVHRSDYSPHISCHDELLRGTERNRDKLKGSYSLRPEERSREAKRPRYDDTEKIHSMGGDHPSFTSGTRNYRQRRRSPSPRFLDPEFRELDLARRKREEEEERSRSMSQELVGVDGGGTSCPIPGLSGVLTASEPGYSLHRPEEVSVMPKKSILKKRIEVDMEPSMQLESFSGSTGSSQDHSLYSGHPSLPLSGAIAAFASEIENNKGTMVETTLKEPQGNLYQWGPLPGIPKDNSPLREKFGSFLSHKEKLDMKAEGPERHTDFLLPHERASQDGSGFSRILSMLADSTSTQEKRRRSFPDIEDEEKFLYGDEEEDLKADSPPKPLGGSENEVMRQKASSLPSSAPAVKLESIEETNPEYAKIHDLLKTIGLDIGVAEISKLAARTQERLHGKKPSRSSADRRSSVDRHFSADRSSSVERRFSADRRSSDPHRLESREAHHSNTHSPEVSHPHPVSPVDPYLLTKNSPPFLKSDHPVGHIAGPEVVGSGFQSSVAVRCMLPSAPSAPIRLPHPASLSQFHMPRTSQFAAARIPPNYQGSAIPSASFDAYRHYMAYAASRWPMYPTSQPANHPLPEPHRVMPVSKQATRSRPNLRVIPTVTPDEPKQDESVLGSIPTAQVPVQVSIPSLIRYNPEKISDEKNRASQKQKVIEEMEKLKSDREARQKKMYYLRTELERLHKQQGEMLRKKRREKDGHKDPLLVEVSRLQDNIVKDMAELRQEAEEAEKKQSELDKVAQILGINVLDKSQKSSNDSKEATEKPGKAEKSKSPEKVSSSSNSSSNSKESKINNENSRTKSPKPAESPQPAVKQSDQPIAAYEYYDAGNHWCKDCNTICGTMFDFFTHMHNKKHTQTLDPYNRPWASKTQSEAKQEALKRTDKITVPAKGSEFLIPITGYYCQLCEEFLGDPISGEQHVKGHQHNEKYKKYVVENPLYEERRNLDRQAGLAVVLETERRRQSELKRKLSEKPKEEKKEKKTKIMKEVKEDDRASEELEDQLSEGGNSPEKAENKRKASIKLQLKEEVKKESPASSSFGKFSWKKPEKEEEKSSVAPSIPKEEIVESSKDKEDGRAEAGKAKPIKIKLSGKTVVAHTSPWMPVVTTSTQTKIRPNLPIPSTVLRKSGSATVSKPAPLNTFLSIKSSGTTAKPLPVVKESSADLLLPPDIISKAFGGEEVILKGSPEEKMVLTEKNEPSHIPEQMLPPPPPPPPPPPPPPPVIPHPAAPSPGQANAILTPVKSNLTVAHALSPGFLGPNILNPVLPVAIMASAQPAAIPSDETAPGVSESDRDQTLFSVLVRPPPPLSSVFSEQAKKLEKRNSCLATANAKDLYDIFYSSGGKGAPETKLSGGPLANGENSNLSRVESSDTSSTLNSSASQEELPPDRSLVSAPLVSNPEKPIAKPLVSLGKWSVVEHIDSKSRGSSYGFLQPLTRLCQSRPYEAVTPKTDTLAVWTSSSFQSDANRDMSSEGKIELDLGEPGPPGREPEPPGVEPAPQLSDIHCHTMESQKLVETHVIETGDQVEESQEYHQSKDCGESDIETNTELKERGAQLSERMIGEGTGINVGPSSREDSNFNHGSRYMWEGEVEQPKLQMTDKTAEQSKKLMTGSDTQSKVVIELSAPALSSTKAKIGSLPAEVTSLCQNPQDTPVKVSASELLLQSPARSDMCLKDSTQEQGVSTGSEEWLENSAPESASRTSRYRSLKLKRERSKDFHGKMICELAIWDENEKKPETCETPEKTEAEALEPRDVHPELTVTIESKALEDFEVTNLKVEELAALGTLGDMGIDFSNTRVDPARRSPTALSQKVCEENSLSPIGCNSSTLTDFEPVTSFSEFPLESPKTLVLNFGAEGEQNSSNPRSGRVTPNILKSGLPIENVDLGLGTLEGTHQALDLLAGGMMPEEVEETSLEKQDSLRSESETINPAGLGPSHSLPDLVDFVTRTSGVQKEKLCSPLPEPGDPPGCSSLEMGPLQLEIPNASTTEVVIPQVDEDTDNPLNLVKSLASGSPTREQVNGGNVVPQEISAQEAAVDAIQDHTGSSVRD, encoded by the exons ATGTACCGCAGCGGCGCCCGCGCCTCCGTCTCCTCGCACCGGCCTAAAGAGAGCGGCGGGGGCGGCCCGCGCACCAGCCGCAGCTCCGGCTCCTCCTCGGGCCCCGCTCGCCGCGCCTCGCCGCCGCCCTCCGGCTCCTCCTCGTCGCGGACCCCGGCTCGCCGGCCCCGCTCGCCCTCAGGGCACCGCGGCCGCCGGGCCTCGCCGTCCCCGCCGCGGGGTCGCCGCGGCTCCCCGTCCCCTCCGCGCGGCCGCCGGGCCTCCCCGTCCCCGCCGCGACCCCGTCGCGTCTCCCCGTCCCCGCCGCGGGCCCGTCGCGGCTCCCCGTCGCCGCCGCGAGGCCGACGACTCTTCCCGCCGGGCCCGGCCGGTTTCCGAGGCAGCAGCCGGGGGGAGTCCCGCGCCGACTTCACCCGGGACGGCCGCGGAGACCATCCAGGCGACAGCGGCAGCCGG AGACGCTCTCCTGGTCTGCATTCTGACTCTTCTTTGGAACAGAGCTTAAGGATCACTGTTGGCAATGACCACTTCTGTGTTGGCCTACCAGAACGGAGGCGCCTTAGTGATCGACTGGGGTCACCAGTGGATAATTTGGAGGACGTGGACAG GGATGACTTGACTGATGATTCTGTCTTCACTCGAAGCTCCCAATGCTCTCGAGGTCTTGAACGATATATTTCCCGGGAGGAGGGCCCTCTCAGTCCCTTCTTGGGACAACTCGATGAGGACTACCGAGCAAGAGAAACTTTCGTGCATCGTTCTGATTATAGTCCCCATATCAGTTGTCATGATGAACTCTTGCGGGGAACAGAACGGAATAGAGACAAACTGAAAGGCTCCTACTCTTTACGACCTGAGGAAAGGAGTCGGGAGGCCAAACGGCCCCGTTATGATGACACAGAGAAGATACACAGCATGGGAGGTGATCACCCAAGTTTTACATCAGGTACCCGAAACTATCGACAGCGTAGACGGAGCCCAAGCCCTAGGTTTCTAGACCCTGAGTTTCGAGAACTGGACCTTGCCAGGCGAAAacgagaggaagaagaggagcgAAGTAGGAGTATGAGTCAGGAGCTAGTGGGAGTTGATGGTGGTGGCACTAGCTGTCCCATCCCCGGATTGTCAGGTGTCCTAACAGCATCGGAGCCAGGATATTCCTTACATCGGCCTGAGGAAGTATCTGTGATGCCCAAGAAGTCAATTCTGAAGAAGCGGATTGAGGTAGACATGGAGCCTTCCATGCAG CTTGAAAGTTTTTCTGGCAGTACCGGCTCCAGCCAGGATCACTCTCTCTACTCTGGACACCCATCTCTTCCACTAAGTGGTGCTATTGCTGCTTTTGCCTCAGAGATTGAAAACAACAAGGGGACTATGGTAGAGACTACCCTGAAGGAACCTCAGGGCAACCTCTACCAATGGGGTCCCCTCCCTGGGATACCCAAAGACAACAGTCCTCTCAGAGAGAAGTTTGGAAGTTTTCTGTCCCACAAGGAGAAATTAGATATGAAGGCTGAAGGACCTGAGCGACACACAGACTTCTTGCTGCCCCATGAGAGAGCTAGCCAGGATGGCAGTGGTTTTTCCCGCATTCTGAGCATGTTGGCAGATTCTACCAGTACACAGGAGAAAAGGCGACGTAGCTTCCCTGACattgaggatgaggagaaatttCTCTATGGGGACGAAGAAGAGGATTTAAAGGCAGACTCTCCACCAAAGCCTCTTGGGGGCTCTGAGAATGAAGTTATGAGGCAGAAGGCAAGCTCCCTGCCCTCTTCAGCCCCAGCCGTAAAGCTAGAATCAATAGAAGAGACCAATCCGGAATATGCCAAGATTCATGACTTGCTCAAGACCATAGGGCTGGATATTGGTGTGGCAGAGATTAGTAAACTGGCTGCTCGCACCCAGGAACGACTTCATGGCAAGAAACCATCACGTTCCTCTGCTGACCGCCGTTCCTCAGTTGACCGGCACTTTTCAGCAGACCGCTCTTCCTCAGTTGAACGCCGTTTCTCAGCTGATCGGCGCTCCTCAGATCCTCATAGACTGGAGAGCAGGGAGGCACACCATAGCAATACCCACTCCCCAGAGGTGTCCCATCCACACCCAGTCTCCCCTGTGGATCCTTACCTGCTCACAAAAAATAGCCCCCCATTCCTAAAATCTGACCATCCAGTGGGTCATATTGCAGGACCAGAGGTGGTTGGCAGTGGGTTTCAGTCATCTGTTGCAGTCAGGTGCATGTTGCCATCAGCCCCATCTGCCCCAATTAGACTTCCACACCCTGCTTCTTTATCTCAGTTTCATATGCCAAGGACCTCTCAGTTTGCTGCAGCTCGGATACCTCCAAATTACCAGGGATCTGCCATACCCTCTGCTTCCTTTGATGCCTATAGGCACTACATGGCATATGCAGCCTCAAGGTGGCCCATGTACCCCACCTCTCAACCAGCAAACCACCCTCTGCCTGAACCACACAGAGTAATGCCAGTTAGCAAACAAGCTACTCGTAGCCGTCCCAATCTACGTGTGATCCCCACTGTGACTCCTGATGAGCCCAAGCAGGATGAATCAGTGCTAGGCTCAATTCCTACTGCCCAAGTGCCTGTCCAGGTGTCCATCCCGTCACTTATAAGGTATAATCCGGAGAAGATCTCTGATGAGAAGAACCGtgcttcccagaagcagaag GTTattgaagagatggaaaaactaaAGAGTGACCGAGAAGCTCGCCAGAAGAAGATGTACTATCTCAGGACCGAGTTGGAGCGGCTTCATAAACAACAAG GGGAAATGCTGCGCAAGAAACGAAGGGAGAAGGATGGCCACAAAGACCCACTCCTGGTGGAGGTGAGTCGGCTTCAGGATAACATTGTGAAGGACATGGCAGAACTTCGACAAGaagcagaagaagcagaaaagaagCAATCTGAACTGGACAAAGTCGCTCAGATCTTGGGAATTAACGTTTTAGATAAATCTCAGAAGTCTTCAAATGACAGTAAAGAGGCTACAGAGAAGCCTGGGAAAGCAGAAAAATCTAAGAGCCCAGAAAAAGTGTCATCCTCCTCAAACTCCTCTTCCAACAGCAAG GAATCAAAGATAAACAATGAGAATTCCCGTACTAAAAGCCCCAAGCCTGCCGAGAGCCCCCAGCCAGCTGTTAAGCAATCTGATCAGCCCATTGCTGCCTATGAGTATTATGATGCTGGCAATCACTGGTGCAAGGACTGCAACACCATCTGTGGGACCATGTTTGACTTCTTCACCCATATGCACAATAAGAAACACACACAG ACACTGGATCCCTACAACAGACCTTGGGCTTCAAAGACCCAGAGTGAAGCCAAGCAAGAGGCTTTAAAGCGCACTGACAAGATAACTGTTCCTGCAAAAG gctCTGAGTTTCTGATTCCCATCACTGGATATTACTGCCAGCTCTGTGAGGAATTTTTGGGGGATCCAATTTCTGGAGAGCAACATGTGAAGGGTCACCAGCACAATGAGAAATACAAG AAATATGTGGTTGAAAACCCATTGTATGAGGAGCGGCGGAATCTGGACCGCCAGGCTGGCTTGGCTGTGGTCCTAGAGACAGAACGGCGACGGCAGAGCGAGCTGAAGCGCAAACTTAGTGAGAaaccaaaggaagagaagaaagaaaaaaagacaaagattatgaAAGAAGTAAAGGAGGATGACAGGGCCTCTGAGGAATTAGAGGACCAACTCTCTGAGGGTGGGAACTCCCCTGAAAAggctgaaaataaaaggaaggctAGCATCAAGCTCCAATTAAAAGAAGAGGTAAAGAAAGAATCACCAGCATCTTCCTCTTTTGGGAAGTTCAGCTggaagaagccagaaaaagaggaggagaaaagttCAGTGGCCCCAAGTATTCCCAAGGAAGAGATTGTGGAAAGCAGTAAGGACAAAGAGGATGGCAGAGCTGAAGCTGGGAAGGCAAAGCCCATCAAAATCAAGCTCTCTGGGAAAACTGTGGTTGCACATACTAGCCCATGGATGCCTGTTGTGACAACTTCAACCCAGACCAAGATCCGACCCAACCTGCCTATCCCATCCACAGTACTCCGCAAGTCAGGTTCAGCCACAGTGAGCAAGCCAGCTCCTCTTAACACCTTTCTATCTATCAAGTCCTCTGGAACCACTGCTAAGCCTCTGCCAGTGGTTAAAGAGTCTTCAGCTGATCTCCTCTTGCCTCCCGACATCATCTCCAAAGCATTTGGAGGGGAAGAGGTGATTCTGAAAgggtctccagaggaaaaaatggTGCTGACTGAAAAGAATGAGCCATCCCATATACCTGAACAAAtgctgccccctcctccaccaccccctccaccacctcctccaccacccccagTTATTCCTCATCCAGCTGCCCCATCTCCTGGTCAAGCAAATGCTATCTTGACTCCAGTGAAATCAAACCTGACTGTTGCTCATGCTCTCAGCCCTGGTTTCCTGGGTCCTAACATTTTGAACCCAGTGTTGCCGGTAGCCATCATGGCCTCAGCACAGCCAGCTGCCATTCCTTCTGATGAGACAGCTCCTGGGGTGAGTGAGAGTGACCGGGACCAGACCCTTTTCTCTGTGTTAGTACGTCCACCACCTCCCCTCTCAAGCGTGTTCAGTGAACAagccaaaaaattggaaaagcGAAATTCATGCTTAGCCACAGCCAATGCTAAGGACCTGTATGACATATTCTACAGTAGTGGTGGAAAGGGAGCCCCTGAGACTAAGCTGAGTGGTGGTCCATTGGCCAACGGGGAAAATAGCAACCTCTCTAGAGTCGAAAGTTCAGATACCTCTTCTACTTTGAACAGCAGTGCATCCCAAGAGGAGTTGCCTCCAGATAGAAGTTTGGTCTCTGCTCCTTTAGTCAGCAACCCCGAAAAGCCCATTGCAAAACCTCTGGTGTCTCTAGGGAAGTGGTCAGTTGTAGAACACATAGACTCAAAAAGCAGAGGCAGCAGCTATGGCTTCCTACAGCCTCTGACAAGGTTGTGCCAAAGCAGGCCTTATGAAGCCGTTACCCCAAAGACAGACACTTTGGCTGTATGGACTTCTAGCTCCTTCCAGAGCGATGCTAATAGGGATATGTcttcagaaggaaaaattgagCTTGacctgggagagccagggccacCAGGGAGAGAGCCAGAGCCACCAGGTGTAGAGCCAGCCCCACAGCTGTCAGATATACATTGTCATACCATGGAATCTCAGAAGTTGGTCGAAACTCATGTTATAGAAACTGGTGACCAGGTTGAAGAAAGCCAAGAGTACCACCAATCTAAGGATTGTGGAGAAAGTGACATAGAGACAAACACTGAACTAAAAGAAAGGGGAGCACAGCTCTCTGAGAGGATGATAGGAGAGGGAACAGGTATCAACGTTGGGCCTAGTAGCAGAGAGGATTCTAATTTCAACCATGGGAGCAGATACATGTGGGAGGGAGAAGTAGAACAGCCCAAGTTGCAAATGACGGACAAAACGGCTGAACAGTCTAAGAAATTGATGACAGGAAGTGATACTCAGAGTAAAGTAGTGATCGAATTGAGTGCACCGGCTCTCTCGTCCACAAAGGCAAAAATAGGCTCACTTCCAGCAGAAGTTACATCTTTATGCCAGAACCCACAAGATACACCTGTGAAAGTTTCTGCCTCCGAATTGCTTCTTCAGTCCCCAGCCAGATCAGATATGTGTTTAAAAGATAGTACACAGGAGCAAGGAGTTTCAACTGGTAGTGAAGAGTGGCTAGAAAATTCAGCTCCAGAATCAGCTTCCAGAACTTCTAGGTACAGAAGCCTCAAACTCAAGAGAGAAAGATCAAAAGACTTTCATGGTAAAATGATCTGTGAACTGGCTATTTGGGATGAGAACGAGAAGAAGCCAGAGACCTGTGAGACcccagagaaaacagaagcagaagcCCTGGAGCCAAGAGATGTCCATCCAGAATTAACAGTGACGATAGAAAGCAAAGCCTTAGAAGACTTTGAAGTCACCAACTTAAAAGTAGAAGAGCTGGCTGCCCTGGGGACCCTAGGGGATATGGGTATTGACTTCTCCAATACTCGGGTAGACCCAGCACGTAGATCCCCAACTGCTCTGTCTCAGaaagtatgtgaagaaaattCTCTGTCACCTATAGGATGTAATTCCTCCACTCTCACTGACTTTGAACCAGTCACATCCTTTTCTGAGTTTCCATTAGAGTCTCCCAAAACCCTGGTGCTTAACTTTGGAGCAGAGGGTGAACAAAACTCATCTAATCCCAGAAGTGGGAGAGTCACTCCTAACATTTTGAAAAGTGGACTTCCTATAGAAAATGTTGACCTTGGTTTAGGGACCCTAGAGGGAACACACCAGGCCCTTGACCTGTTAGCAGGAGGAATGATGCCTGAGGAAGTAGAAGAAACTTCATTAGAGAAACAAGATTCACTCAGATCAGAATCGGAAACAATTAACCCTGCAGGCCTTGGGCCATCTCATTCCCTTCCAGACCTTGTTGATTTTGTCACACGGACATCAGGAgttcaaaaagaaaagttatgtTCTCCTCTCCCTGAGCCAGGTGACCCTCCTGGGTGTAGTTCCCTGGAGATGGGACCACTACAGCTGGAAATACCGAATGCATCCACCACAGAGGTAGTAATTCCTCAAGTAGATGAGGACACTGACAACCCTCTGAATTTGGTAAAATCTCTGGCTTCAGGGTCCCCTACAAGGGAGCAGGTCAATGGAGGCAATGTGGTCCCTCAGGAAATATCTGCACAGGAAGCTGCAGTTGATGCTATCCAGGACCACACAGGATCCAGTGTTCGAGACTGA